One Heyndrickxia oleronia genomic window, ACATTCGTAAAACCAAATCCATTCGCATCCCAACACGCAATAATTTCTTTCACATCATCATTCATTGGGTAGATGGTTTGTTGTTGTTTTTCATTTTCTTTTTGTTTTTCTTTTTGCCCACGTGTCGTATAACGAGACAGTGACGTATCGTCAAATTCTTCACAATCGGTTAAACGTGGGGATTTTTCATTCTCTATTCCTACAGTCCCTTTCTGTTGATAAAAGGCTTCATATAGACTTCTAATCTCTTGCTTATGTATGAATTCTGAAACATATCGAATCAGCGAATCATCCTCGACCTCTTTTAATTCGGAAAGGATACAATCCATGACCGGTTTTCCGCCTTTTTGAAGATTCTCTCTTCCCCAATTCTTAATCGCCAGTTCCCTTGTTTCCGGATTGTAGCGAATCAACTGATGGTGCTCCTCGAATCGCTCCATTAACGAATGAACACTCTCAATCGAATAACCCAAATCAAAAGCCATTTGTTTCTTCGTAATTCGATAGATTCCAATTTGCGTAGTATGTGGATTGGTCAGCAAATACAGGTAAAAATACTTATCCTCTGGGGTCATCTCTTCTAAAACCATCGGATTCTTCCAAAATTCAGTCCGCACCATTCGATACTTTGCCATCTTCATCCCTGTCCTTTCTTCACTAAAA contains:
- a CDS encoding DnaD domain-containing protein produces the protein MAKYRMVRTEFWKNPMVLEEMTPEDKYFYLYLLTNPHTTQIGIYRITKKQMAFDLGYSIESVHSLMERFEEHHQLIRYNPETRELAIKNWGRENLQKGGKPVMDCILSELKEVEDDSLIRYVSEFIHKQEIRSLYEAFYQQKGTVGIENEKSPRLTDCEEFDDTSLSRYTTRGQKEKQKENEKQQQTIYPMNDDVKEIIACWDANGFGFTNVNAKQQLLAWLDDSRFLQPKEMILKAMNIACANNKRKLNYIVGILKNWENESLLTVEEVNSEDEKKKQSKLSTESDSSGRAIPREFELDLSAGEDG